A window of the Cystobacter fuscus genome harbors these coding sequences:
- a CDS encoding amino acid ABC transporter substrate-binding protein, whose translation MNNETIKRIKQRGQLRCGVSRGIYGMSYQEGQSWRGFDVDFGRAVAAAVVGDASKIEFISLKPEERFSSLRDETVDVLCCNATCTFSRDSAQGITFAAMTVYDGETMLVHRDLGVTSVRQLKNPTVALQSGTTTDINLQRFLQQHGISFTGRYYSTPQEALDGYARRECDAYALDRVPLTGERLRLPNPEDHIIVPETFSKEPMGPAVKAGDGLWEKVVRWVIYLTIEAEDVGVSSESIDAQIAGKNPDALHLLKSADAVSSHLQLEPGWAHQVIKQVGNYHEIFERNLGMKSRLKLERGMNALWSKGGILYAPPFK comes from the coding sequence ATGAACAACGAGACGATCAAGCGAATCAAGCAGCGTGGACAGCTTCGCTGCGGAGTCAGCCGCGGTATCTACGGCATGTCCTATCAAGAAGGACAGAGCTGGCGGGGCTTTGATGTTGATTTCGGGCGGGCCGTGGCCGCCGCGGTCGTTGGAGATGCATCTAAAATCGAGTTCATCTCACTCAAGCCAGAGGAGCGCTTCTCCTCGCTGAGGGATGAGACCGTCGATGTGCTCTGCTGCAACGCGACCTGCACCTTCTCTCGCGATTCGGCGCAGGGAATCACCTTCGCGGCGATGACCGTCTATGACGGGGAGACGATGCTGGTTCACCGGGATCTCGGTGTCACCAGCGTGCGGCAACTGAAGAACCCGACGGTCGCGCTTCAATCGGGAACGACCACGGACATCAATCTGCAGCGCTTCCTGCAGCAGCATGGCATCTCCTTCACCGGGCGCTACTACTCCACGCCGCAGGAGGCGCTGGACGGCTACGCGCGGCGCGAGTGCGATGCCTATGCCCTGGATCGCGTCCCGCTGACCGGCGAGCGCCTGCGCCTGCCCAATCCCGAGGACCACATCATCGTTCCGGAGACCTTCTCCAAGGAGCCCATGGGCCCCGCGGTGAAGGCCGGTGACGGACTCTGGGAGAAGGTGGTCCGGTGGGTCATCTACCTGACCATCGAGGCCGAGGATGTGGGCGTGTCGTCCGAGAGCATCGACGCGCAGATCGCCGGCAAGAACCCCGACGCGCTTCACCTTCTCAAGTCCGCGGACGCGGTCAGCTCTCATCTCCAGCTGGAACCGGGCTGGGCCCACCAGGTCATCAAGCAGGTGGGCAACTACCACGAAATCTTCGAGCGTAACCTGGGAATGAAGTCCCGTCTCAAGCTCGAGCGCGGTATGAACGCGCTGTGGTCCAAAGGTGGCATTCTCTACGCTCCCCCCTTCAAGTGA
- a CDS encoding carbohydrate-binding module family 20 domain-containing protein: MSSTVNKRGGVLSALGCALALSVSGTAQAGVYVHLFEWKWPDVARECETFLGPKGYTAVQVSPPNEHITGTQWWTRYQPVSYKLDSRGGSRAQFIDMVQRCNAAGVAVYADLVINHTASYGASGSSTGVAGTKWSTRSHPMYGSNDYHSPICSISNYQDAWNVQNCDLSGLPDLNTGSSYVQQTLANYINDLTSIGVRGFRIDAAKHMSPGDISGIRNRMTGSPFIFLEVIDLGGEPITSSQYFGLGSVTEFKYSARIGEQFKTSQLKNLKTFGESWGFMSSGKAVVFTDNHDNQRGHGAGGANILTHKDGSLYNLANVFMLGWPYGYPQVMSSYSFTNTDAGPPGSSVHNGTSVNCFGEWQCEHRWREIANMVRFRAVTEGTAVSNWWDNGNNQIAFARTGKGFVVVNREGGGLNRSFATSLPAGTYCNVLSGDFNNGTCAGNTVTVDGSGNATFNVAGMTSAAIHVGAVVSGGGNPNPDPNPGSVTVNFTCNNGQTYLGQSVYVVGNLGALGAWAPASAVKLNPTSYPTWTGAISLPANTALEWKCLKREESNPANGVQWQPGDNIKLTTPSSGSVSTTGGF, from the coding sequence ATGAGTAGCACGGTGAACAAGCGTGGTGGAGTGCTGAGCGCCCTTGGCTGCGCGCTCGCGTTGAGCGTGTCCGGCACGGCGCAAGCGGGTGTCTATGTCCACCTGTTCGAGTGGAAATGGCCAGACGTGGCCCGCGAATGCGAGACATTCCTCGGGCCCAAGGGATACACGGCGGTCCAGGTATCCCCCCCCAACGAGCACATCACTGGCACGCAGTGGTGGACCCGCTATCAGCCGGTCAGCTACAAGCTGGACTCGCGCGGCGGAAGCCGGGCGCAGTTCATCGACATGGTGCAGCGCTGCAACGCGGCCGGGGTGGCCGTCTACGCCGACCTCGTCATCAACCACACGGCGTCCTACGGGGCCAGTGGTTCCAGCACGGGGGTCGCGGGCACGAAGTGGAGTACGCGCAGCCACCCCATGTACGGCTCCAATGACTATCACAGTCCCATCTGCAGCATCAGCAACTACCAGGATGCCTGGAACGTCCAGAACTGCGACCTGAGCGGTCTGCCGGATCTGAACACGGGCTCCAGCTACGTGCAGCAGACGCTGGCCAACTACATCAACGATCTGACCTCCATTGGCGTGAGGGGTTTCCGGATCGACGCCGCCAAGCACATGTCGCCGGGAGACATCTCCGGCATCCGCAACCGGATGACCGGCTCGCCCTTCATCTTCCTGGAGGTGATCGATCTGGGCGGCGAGCCGATCACCTCCAGCCAGTACTTCGGTCTCGGCTCGGTGACCGAGTTCAAGTACAGCGCGAGGATCGGCGAGCAGTTCAAGACGAGCCAGCTCAAGAACCTGAAGACCTTCGGTGAGAGCTGGGGCTTCATGTCCAGCGGCAAGGCGGTGGTGTTCACCGACAACCACGACAACCAGCGGGGCCACGGGGCGGGCGGCGCCAACATCCTGACCCACAAGGACGGCAGCCTGTACAACCTGGCCAACGTCTTCATGCTGGGCTGGCCGTATGGCTATCCGCAGGTGATGTCCAGCTACTCCTTCACCAACACGGACGCGGGGCCCCCGGGCTCATCCGTGCACAATGGCACTTCCGTGAATTGCTTCGGCGAGTGGCAGTGCGAGCACCGCTGGCGCGAGATCGCCAACATGGTCCGCTTCCGCGCGGTGACCGAGGGCACGGCCGTCTCCAACTGGTGGGACAACGGCAACAACCAGATCGCCTTCGCCCGAACCGGCAAGGGCTTTGTGGTCGTCAACCGTGAGGGGGGCGGCCTCAACCGCTCCTTCGCCACGAGCCTGCCGGCCGGTACCTACTGCAACGTGCTCTCTGGTGACTTCAACAACGGCACCTGTGCGGGCAACACCGTCACGGTGGACGGCAGTGGCAACGCCACCTTCAACGTGGCGGGCATGACCTCGGCCGCCATCCACGTGGGGGCCGTCGTCTCCGGGGGTGGCAACCCGAACCCGGACCCGAACCCGGGCAGCGTCACCGTCAACTTCACGTGCAACAACGGGCAGACGTACCTGGGCCAGAGCGTCTATGTCGTCGGCAATCTCGGTGCCCTGGGCGCCTGGGCTCCCGCCAGCGCGGTGAAGCTCAACCCGACGAGCTACCCCACCTGGACGGGTGCCATCTCCCTCCCGGCGAACACCGCCCTCGAGTGGAAGTGCCTCAAGCGCGAGGAGAGCAACCCGGCCAACGGCGTGCAGTGGCAGCCGGGGGACAACATCAAGTTGACCACGCCGTCCTCGGGCTCGGTGTCCACCACGGGCGGCTTCTGA
- a CDS encoding dipeptidase, which produces MKTPLPLLGLVLLTAASCSHAPLTRQGPPPADAAERGRELAHRLIIVDGHIDVPYRLQEKLGPEGEPTEDISQRTAGGDFDYPRAVEGGLDVPFMSIYIPAELQKTAGASKALADSLIDLVEKLARASPDKFALARSVDEARRNTREGKVSFAMGIENGSALEDSVANVAHFHERGVRYITLTHSADNLLGDSSYAEGAHRWSGLSPLGKQVVAEMNRVGIMVDVSHLSDATIRQVLETSQQPVIASHSSCRHFTPGFERNLSDELIRAIAAKGGVVMISFGSGFLLQAAQDHEKRLRAEALAFIQQRGLTRENPEVKAFITTWLSEHPFPRARVEDVADHIEHVVKLVGIDHVGLGSDFDGVGPTLPVGLEDVSRYPNLFRVLLERGYGEAELEKLASGNVFRVWRQVEAAARP; this is translated from the coding sequence ATGAAAACCCCCCTGCCCCTGCTGGGTCTCGTCCTGCTCACCGCCGCGTCCTGTTCCCATGCGCCCCTCACGCGGCAGGGGCCTCCTCCCGCGGATGCCGCCGAACGAGGCCGCGAGCTCGCCCACCGGCTCATCATCGTCGATGGCCATATCGACGTGCCCTACCGGCTCCAGGAGAAGCTGGGCCCCGAGGGCGAGCCCACCGAGGACATCTCCCAGCGCACCGCCGGGGGAGACTTCGACTACCCCCGTGCGGTGGAGGGAGGGCTCGACGTGCCCTTCATGTCCATCTACATCCCCGCGGAGCTCCAGAAGACGGCCGGCGCCTCGAAGGCGCTCGCGGACTCGCTGATCGATCTGGTGGAGAAGCTCGCCCGCGCGTCACCGGACAAGTTCGCCCTGGCGCGCTCGGTGGACGAGGCGCGCCGCAACACGCGCGAGGGCAAGGTCTCCTTCGCGATGGGCATCGAGAACGGCTCCGCCCTGGAGGACTCGGTGGCCAACGTCGCCCACTTCCACGAGCGCGGCGTGCGCTACATCACCCTGACGCACTCGGCAGACAACCTGCTCGGCGACTCCTCCTACGCCGAGGGCGCGCACCGCTGGAGCGGGCTGAGCCCCCTGGGCAAGCAGGTGGTGGCGGAGATGAACCGCGTGGGCATCATGGTGGACGTGTCGCACCTGTCGGACGCCACCATCCGCCAGGTGCTGGAGACGAGCCAGCAGCCCGTCATCGCCTCCCACTCCTCGTGCCGCCACTTCACGCCCGGCTTCGAGCGCAACCTCAGCGACGAACTCATCCGCGCCATCGCCGCCAAGGGGGGCGTGGTGATGATCAGCTTCGGCTCGGGCTTCCTCCTCCAGGCCGCGCAGGACCATGAGAAGCGGCTGCGCGCGGAGGCCCTGGCCTTCATCCAGCAGCGGGGCCTGACGCGGGAGAACCCCGAGGTCAAGGCGTTCATCACCACCTGGCTGAGCGAGCACCCGTTTCCCCGGGCGCGCGTCGAGGACGTGGCCGACCACATCGAGCACGTGGTGAAGCTCGTGGGCATCGACCACGTGGGGCTCGGCTCGGACTTCGACGGCGTGGGCCCCACCCTTCCCGTGGGGCTCGAGGACGTGTCGCGCTACCCCAACCTCTTCCGGGTGCTGCTCGAGCGCGGCTATGGCGAGGCGGAACTCGAGAAGCTCGCCTCGGGCAACGTCTTCCGCGTGTGGCGGCAGGTGGAGGCGGCCGCCCGGCCCTGA
- a CDS encoding DMT family transporter yields MDNQQQQQQNRTGVIQLVSAMVLSGTIGIFVTEAHMDAFNVVFFRCLFGAICLTIFCLAKGFFKRSFFTKKTTALIALGGVCIVFNWVFLFKSYGLTSITMGTILYHTQPFYVVLLGVILFKERISANKILWICLAFVGMVFVTNLQASDLKSTYIEGILYSLAAAVLYGIATIVAKRLKGIPPHLIALCQITLGMFLLYPFTTLQNVPTVGTHWYYLAGLGLIHTCIMYILMYSSYQKLDTTKIAVLSFIYPAVALIIDFAVYGTRLAPFQGLGVVLIFLSSIAVNRNWNFAFIGPKKEALS; encoded by the coding sequence ATGGATAATCAGCAGCAGCAGCAGCAAAACAGGACGGGCGTCATTCAGCTGGTTTCGGCCATGGTGCTCTCGGGCACCATTGGAATCTTCGTCACCGAAGCCCACATGGACGCCTTCAACGTGGTGTTCTTCCGCTGCCTGTTCGGAGCCATCTGCCTGACGATCTTCTGTCTGGCCAAGGGGTTCTTCAAGCGCTCCTTCTTCACCAAGAAGACCACCGCGCTCATCGCGCTGGGCGGTGTGTGCATCGTCTTCAACTGGGTCTTCCTGTTCAAGTCCTACGGGCTGACCTCCATCACCATGGGGACCATCCTCTACCACACGCAGCCCTTCTACGTGGTCCTGCTCGGCGTCATCCTGTTCAAGGAGCGCATCTCGGCCAACAAGATCCTTTGGATCTGCCTGGCCTTCGTCGGCATGGTGTTCGTGACCAACCTGCAGGCCTCTGATCTCAAGTCGACCTACATCGAGGGCATCCTGTACTCGCTGGCGGCCGCGGTCCTCTACGGCATCGCCACCATCGTGGCCAAGCGGCTCAAGGGCATTCCTCCCCACCTGATCGCGCTGTGCCAGATCACCCTGGGCATGTTCCTGCTCTACCCGTTCACCACGCTGCAGAACGTCCCGACCGTGGGCACGCACTGGTACTACCTGGCCGGCCTGGGTCTGATCCACACCTGCATCATGTACATCCTGATGTACTCCTCCTACCAGAAGCTGGACACGACGAAGATCGCCGTCCTGTCCTTCATCTACCCCGCAGTGGCGCTGATCATCGACTTCGCCGTCTACGGAACCCGGCTCGCGCCGTTCCAGGGCTTGGGCGTGGTCCTGATCTTCCTGAGCAGCATCGCGGTCAACCGCAACTGGAACTTCGCCTTCATCGGTCCCAAGAAAGAGGCCCTGTCATGA